A stretch of Myxococcus hansupus DNA encodes these proteins:
- a CDS encoding RHS repeat protein, whose product MRPSVSFLGMVFLLLPAGAVAQSLCLPGSDCCGSEPRSQTVTEPSAGRGNGQESPAAFSRVYTSLPGPEAGGVPRVYQAVDSCAVAGACSPGSVRHEWACATETSPAYERAAKNKRDAWEVYVHTPPATGTGASAMTLEKTSVLRGAQDMTGTGALSEDFFTYSYGPGGQQQLASIEKASLLGGAGERARTFHRYNASGRRVATIQSGWTWDMDRSTMAWTSPKRFIGTFYFVQRTGDATPDPLGRVLEVHGPCWVESEAATDCPAASAAPLTQYFYWADSETTSFRKNRLMRESRFPAGAASTPLVTQFNAYDVAGNVTERVDASGVTTVMAWEGPRLTSQAVRTPGQVDVVTRFGHDAGRLSWVQHPEGNYEVFCYRTGTPSGACSGGTSTELLQWKARAADMAGASWSEKVTFTYWPDGSLKEERFLEAPGVARRVRSFAADAHLRPTHERWGVGPGSYTRARSFDGADNLTGVGHAFNAPPAWCAVAPNGHPASPACAALTYDRANRLERMDEFPSEGQGQRTLLRYDTHGNIQSLKAGCLGGDTFETCTQPASAFTYDDFGNLVGATASHLKGPVRYAFDAFGNKAVELGPLAERPLLYTYDHLSRLVMTQAQYVGLDSPFTHYQLGYDNEGTPPPGCETQLNSLGRLRYSEDSFGRTWYQYDTLGRVIREMRVRANATGCGQGIDLNPDTHYRYTPNGNLASITYPHGRVVTYVYGGGARTDRISAVDVTSHDGTEWHTQRIISSVLWEPYGGLRGYQQHHLRSDVLRSVEYMLGDDASVAPASSVAACAETPPSMATADLTGRIRALRVSTGSMSPGLGAGDVYSRTYTWNADLVRRMDTCLLRSETAQTEEFTYDRALRLKSAMRPTGNTAASGGAYSSLAYTYDRRGNRSGTTEAGHLGTTIYYEGVAPDHLLVTYSGPGPAFAENFGYHANGSVDRKSTNRLTQGDGFSHLNLYPSNEIRHAHMRSMSLGWEALNYAYYVYFHDAFDRRRLKDYPTGVRDEYFHDVRGQLLSDRGNDRILAPVNYYIEDDYVWLGGRPVAVARGKFTPQWTRLSDASSECSRNADPAACGLYFIVTDPTGRPVVMLDADGRVTGTGEYSPLGHVNRVNHYAMSANPYADGLDEELTRFQQPARSSTLKLQQRVLFSLIDTEPTHDYVYVKDGSTGAQLAGPYSGVNRGMLWSDWVEATNGEVAIQFVSNTTCDEATCGADAGVPPTCTCPGSARKRGVAIPAYEYRRFESGASPFWTLLRRVGQYYDTETDLFDDGLRSYDPNVGRYFEPDPRVLDPEFIVWNALQGRSVGPYLFAQNNPLRSLPTEDAPQPRVGFPRGTPRSSQPVPGASLGAQPGHDVELIPALARDGASWQTPGTTR is encoded by the coding sequence ATGCGTCCTTCTGTTTCGTTCCTGGGCATGGTGTTCCTCCTGTTGCCCGCGGGCGCCGTCGCCCAGAGCCTGTGCCTGCCCGGCAGTGACTGCTGCGGCTCCGAACCCCGGTCACAGACGGTGACGGAGCCCTCGGCGGGCCGCGGAAACGGGCAGGAGTCGCCTGCGGCGTTTTCGCGGGTCTACACCTCGCTTCCCGGACCTGAGGCCGGGGGCGTGCCCCGCGTCTATCAGGCGGTGGACTCGTGCGCGGTGGCCGGCGCATGCAGCCCGGGGAGCGTGCGCCATGAATGGGCGTGCGCGACCGAGACGTCGCCGGCCTACGAGCGCGCCGCCAAGAACAAGCGGGATGCCTGGGAGGTCTACGTCCATACCCCGCCTGCGACAGGCACTGGCGCCTCCGCCATGACGCTGGAGAAGACGTCGGTCCTTCGCGGCGCCCAGGACATGACGGGCACCGGCGCCCTGAGTGAGGACTTCTTCACCTACAGCTACGGGCCTGGTGGACAGCAGCAACTGGCGTCCATCGAGAAGGCGAGCCTCTTGGGGGGCGCCGGTGAGCGAGCCCGGACGTTTCACCGCTACAACGCCTCGGGCCGCCGGGTGGCCACCATTCAGTCGGGGTGGACCTGGGACATGGATCGCAGCACCATGGCCTGGACTTCGCCCAAGCGATTCATCGGGACGTTCTACTTCGTCCAGCGCACGGGAGATGCCACTCCGGACCCGCTGGGCCGCGTCCTCGAGGTCCATGGTCCTTGCTGGGTGGAGAGCGAGGCCGCCACGGATTGCCCCGCGGCCAGCGCCGCTCCGCTCACGCAGTACTTCTACTGGGCCGACTCCGAGACGACCAGCTTCCGCAAGAACCGGCTGATGCGTGAATCGCGGTTCCCCGCGGGTGCCGCCAGCACGCCGCTCGTCACGCAGTTCAATGCCTACGACGTTGCCGGGAACGTCACGGAGCGTGTTGACGCGAGCGGCGTGACGACCGTGATGGCATGGGAGGGCCCCCGCCTGACGTCTCAGGCCGTGCGGACTCCAGGGCAGGTCGACGTAGTGACCCGCTTCGGGCACGACGCCGGGCGTCTTTCATGGGTTCAGCATCCCGAAGGCAACTACGAGGTGTTCTGCTACCGGACGGGGACGCCCTCCGGTGCGTGCAGTGGCGGTACCTCCACGGAATTGCTCCAATGGAAGGCCCGTGCGGCGGACATGGCCGGTGCCTCGTGGTCGGAGAAGGTCACGTTCACCTACTGGCCCGACGGCTCCCTCAAGGAAGAGCGGTTCCTGGAGGCCCCCGGTGTCGCCCGGCGTGTCCGTTCGTTCGCCGCGGACGCCCATCTCCGGCCGACCCATGAAAGGTGGGGCGTCGGCCCTGGCAGCTATACCCGTGCACGCTCCTTTGATGGCGCGGACAACCTGACCGGTGTTGGCCACGCCTTCAATGCCCCCCCAGCCTGGTGTGCCGTGGCGCCCAACGGGCACCCTGCATCGCCGGCGTGTGCCGCGCTGACCTACGACCGGGCCAATCGACTCGAGCGCATGGACGAGTTTCCCTCGGAGGGGCAAGGGCAACGGACGCTGCTGCGCTACGACACCCATGGCAACATCCAGTCACTCAAGGCCGGGTGCCTTGGCGGAGACACTTTCGAGACGTGCACGCAGCCCGCGAGCGCATTTACGTACGACGACTTCGGGAACCTGGTGGGGGCGACGGCATCACACCTGAAGGGCCCCGTGCGCTATGCCTTCGATGCGTTCGGCAACAAGGCCGTGGAGTTGGGTCCGCTCGCGGAGCGGCCACTCCTCTATACATACGATCATCTCTCTCGGCTCGTGATGACCCAAGCCCAGTATGTCGGCTTGGATTCGCCATTCACGCACTACCAATTGGGTTACGACAACGAAGGAACACCTCCACCCGGCTGTGAGACACAACTCAATAGCCTGGGACGACTGCGCTACAGCGAAGACTCGTTCGGCCGCACGTGGTATCAATACGACACACTGGGTCGGGTGATTCGTGAAATGCGAGTCCGGGCCAACGCGACCGGTTGCGGGCAGGGGATCGACCTCAACCCAGACACGCACTACCGCTACACGCCGAACGGCAACCTCGCGTCCATCACGTACCCGCACGGTCGAGTGGTAACGTACGTGTATGGGGGCGGCGCAAGAACCGACCGCATCTCGGCCGTGGATGTCACAAGCCACGACGGCACGGAGTGGCACACCCAGCGAATCATCAGTAGCGTCCTGTGGGAGCCCTACGGTGGGCTGCGCGGATACCAACAGCACCATCTCCGGTCCGACGTGCTCCGCTCCGTGGAGTACATGCTGGGGGATGATGCGTCCGTGGCCCCGGCATCATCGGTGGCTGCCTGCGCGGAGACGCCCCCGTCGATGGCCACCGCGGATCTGACCGGGCGCATCCGCGCGCTGCGCGTCTCAACTGGGTCGATGAGCCCTGGCCTGGGGGCCGGTGACGTGTACAGCAGGACGTACACCTGGAATGCGGACCTCGTTCGCCGGATGGATACGTGCTTGCTGCGCTCCGAGACGGCGCAAACGGAGGAGTTCACCTACGACAGGGCGTTGCGCCTCAAGAGCGCGATGCGTCCCACGGGGAACACGGCGGCGTCGGGCGGAGCGTATTCCTCACTGGCCTACACCTACGACCGCCGCGGCAACCGCTCTGGCACCACGGAGGCGGGCCACCTTGGTACGACCATCTACTACGAGGGCGTGGCCCCGGATCATCTGCTCGTCACGTACTCAGGACCTGGGCCTGCGTTCGCGGAGAACTTTGGCTACCACGCCAACGGGTCCGTGGACCGCAAGAGCACCAATCGGCTCACACAAGGCGATGGGTTCAGCCATCTCAACCTTTATCCTTCGAACGAGATTCGGCATGCGCACATGCGCTCCATGAGCTTGGGCTGGGAGGCGCTGAATTACGCATACTACGTCTACTTCCACGATGCGTTCGACCGGAGGCGGCTCAAGGACTATCCCACCGGCGTCCGTGATGAATACTTTCACGACGTTCGTGGCCAGTTGCTGTCGGATCGCGGTAACGATCGCATCCTCGCACCGGTCAACTACTACATTGAAGATGACTATGTGTGGCTCGGGGGGCGCCCCGTCGCCGTGGCGCGCGGCAAGTTCACGCCGCAATGGACGCGCCTTTCGGATGCGTCTTCGGAGTGCTCTCGCAATGCCGACCCGGCCGCTTGCGGCCTCTATTTCATCGTCACGGACCCTACGGGAAGGCCCGTGGTCATGTTGGATGCGGATGGCCGTGTGACGGGAACGGGGGAGTACAGCCCACTGGGACATGTGAATCGGGTGAATCACTACGCGATGTCGGCGAATCCCTACGCGGACGGGCTCGACGAAGAGCTGACCCGTTTTCAGCAACCCGCGCGGAGCTCCACGCTGAAGCTTCAGCAGCGCGTTCTGTTCAGCCTCATCGACACCGAACCGACGCACGACTACGTTTACGTCAAGGACGGAAGCACGGGGGCCCAACTCGCGGGGCCCTACAGTGGCGTCAACCGGGGCATGCTCTGGAGTGACTGGGTCGAGGCCACGAACGGCGAAGTGGCCATCCAGTTCGTCTCCAACACGACCTGTGATGAAGCCACCTGTGGAGCGGACGCGGGTGTGCCACCGACCTGCACCTGTCCCGGCAGCGCGCGAAAGCGCGGAGTCGCCATTCCCGCCTACGAGTACCGTCGTTTCGAGAGTGGAGCCTCCCCGTTCTGGACGCTGCTTCGAAGGGTGGGGCAGTACTACGATACCGAGACCGACCTGTTCGACGACGGGCTCCGCTCCTACGATCCGAATGTCGGGCGCTACTTCGAGCCCGATCCGAGGGTCCTCGACCCGGAGTTCATTGTCTGGAACGCGCTCCAGGGCCGAAGCGTAGGACCCTACCTCTTCGCCCAGAACAACCCGCTGCGGAGCCTGCCGACTGAGGACGCACCGCAACCGCGGGTGGGCTTCCCCAGGGGAACGCCGAGGAGCAGCCAGCCGGTGCCTGGGGCATCGCTGGGGGCGCAGCCAGGACATGATGTGGAGTTGATCCCAGCCCTGGCGCGTGACGGCGCGAGTTGGCAGACGCCTGGGACGACACGGTAG